The following proteins are encoded in a genomic region of Phycisphaera sp.:
- the mdh gene encoding malate dehydrogenase: MTSPTPKMNTSRPKISIIGAGNVGATCAHWAAAKELGDIVVLDIPDKVGVAQGKMLDLACCGPIERFDSNIIGTSDYADIAGSDVVVVTAGLPRKPGMSRDDLIETNVKIVKSVSENIKKHAPDSIVIVVSNPLDAMVYTAWKATGFPAHRIMGQAGALDVARFRTFIAWEIGCSVEDVQALLLGGHGDDMVPLPRLTSVHGIPVTSLLDEATITSCVERAKAGGGEVVKLMGTSAYYAPASGTIQMVEAIIKDKKRIIPSAVFCDGEFGGSAKGYFVGVPAMLGKGGVEKVVDFQFEGGEKALFEESVSHVQDLVGIVTKMFPELA, translated from the coding sequence ATGACCAGCCCCACACCCAAGATGAACACCAGCCGCCCCAAGATCAGCATCATCGGGGCCGGCAACGTCGGTGCGACCTGTGCCCATTGGGCGGCGGCCAAGGAGCTGGGCGACATCGTCGTGCTCGATATTCCTGATAAGGTGGGCGTGGCCCAGGGCAAGATGCTCGACCTGGCCTGCTGCGGGCCCATCGAGCGCTTCGATAGCAACATCATCGGCACCAGCGACTACGCCGACATCGCGGGCAGCGACGTGGTGGTCGTCACCGCCGGCCTGCCGCGCAAGCCCGGCATGAGCCGCGACGACCTGATCGAGACCAACGTCAAGATCGTCAAGAGTGTCAGCGAGAACATCAAGAAGCACGCGCCCGACTCGATCGTCATCGTCGTGAGCAACCCGCTCGACGCGATGGTCTACACCGCGTGGAAGGCCACCGGCTTCCCGGCCCACCGCATCATGGGCCAGGCCGGCGCCCTCGACGTGGCCCGCTTCCGTACGTTCATCGCGTGGGAGATCGGCTGCTCGGTCGAGGACGTGCAGGCGTTGCTCTTAGGCGGCCACGGCGACGACATGGTGCCGCTGCCCCGCCTGACCAGCGTGCACGGCATCCCCGTCACGAGTTTGCTGGATGAGGCCACCATCACCTCGTGCGTCGAGCGGGCCAAGGCCGGCGGCGGCGAGGTCGTGAAGCTCATGGGCACCAGCGCGTACTACGCGCCCGCCAGCGGCACGATCCAGATGGTCGAGGCGATCATCAAGGACAAGAAGCGCATCATCCCCAGCGCGGTCTTCTGCGATGGTGAGTTCGGCGGCTCGGCCAAGGGCTATTTCGTGGGCGTGCCGGCCATGCTGGGCAAGGGCGGCGTCGAGAAGGTCGTCGACTTCCAGTTCGAGGGCGGCGAGAAGGCCCTGTTCGAGGAGAGCGTCAGCCACGTGCAGGACCTGGTGGGCATCGTGACCAAGATGTTTCCCGAATTGGCCTGA
- a CDS encoding CpcT/CpeT family chromophore lyase, with the protein MDRRLFVTVIALLAAVLAPAGVSRAQEVNTPPIEPSIFADPSAGQMGDPDIARLTSMLEGSWRTVDPAGGEDATKLWAHMVPFETELLGRAMYVEVHRDGTPWEPVKQAIYRVYRFGDTLRLRTYEFREADRPGVLANLWLAPKDMPVDTIRPDELIATMDLEFERATNGYAGETPHAYPTREHGSVEMTSSLRVRPDRLVSEDTFYGLDGAALESAGGELTWERTQFPATVQTDEDGLVIITLEEGVTDGPPTDEGDIVFLNFEVWRTDGTLFDSTWEDGLTMRTMYPLRVVGGFKNGIEPLVEGLRRKLIIPPKLGFGNVEMQNLPPNSTLVFHIHVVKVEQSDPISQEERTKRQEQP; encoded by the coding sequence ATGGATCGACGTTTGTTTGTGACCGTAATCGCCCTGCTGGCGGCCGTGCTGGCCCCGGCGGGTGTTTCACGCGCCCAGGAAGTCAACACGCCGCCGATTGAGCCCAGCATCTTCGCCGACCCGTCGGCCGGCCAGATGGGCGACCCGGACATCGCCCGCCTCACCTCGATGCTCGAAGGGAGCTGGCGGACGGTTGACCCTGCCGGCGGCGAGGACGCAACCAAACTGTGGGCGCACATGGTTCCGTTCGAGACCGAGTTGCTCGGGCGGGCGATGTACGTCGAGGTGCACCGCGACGGCACGCCCTGGGAGCCCGTGAAGCAGGCGATCTACCGGGTGTACCGATTCGGCGACACGCTGCGGCTGCGGACCTACGAGTTCCGCGAGGCAGATCGGCCCGGCGTGCTGGCAAACCTCTGGCTGGCACCCAAGGACATGCCGGTGGACACGATCCGTCCCGACGAGCTGATCGCGACGATGGACCTCGAGTTCGAGCGCGCGACGAATGGGTACGCGGGTGAAACACCGCACGCCTACCCCACGCGCGAGCATGGCTCGGTCGAGATGACAAGCAGCCTGCGCGTCCGGCCCGACCGATTGGTGTCCGAGGACACGTTCTACGGGCTCGACGGCGCGGCGCTCGAATCAGCTGGCGGCGAACTGACGTGGGAACGCACGCAGTTTCCGGCGACGGTCCAGACGGACGAAGACGGCCTAGTCATCATCACGCTGGAAGAGGGCGTGACCGATGGCCCGCCCACCGACGAGGGCGACATCGTCTTCCTCAACTTCGAGGTCTGGCGCACCGACGGCACGCTCTTCGACTCAACATGGGAGGACGGCCTAACGATGCGGACCATGTACCCGCTGCGCGTCGTCGGCGGCTTCAAGAACGGCATCGAACCGCTGGTCGAGGGCCTGCGTCGCAAGCTCATCATCCCGCCCAAGCTCGGCTTCGGCAACGTCGAGATGCAGAACCTGCCGCCCAACTCGACGCTGGTCTTCCACATCCACGTCGTCAAGGTCGAGCAGTCCGACCCCATCAGCCAGGAAGAACGCACCAAGCGGCAGGAGCAGCCCTGA
- a CDS encoding DnaJ domain-containing protein — protein sequence MAERDYYEVLGVKRSASQEEIRAAYRKLAREFHPDVNKSPDAQEKFAEVQSAYDVLGEPDKRAQYDRFGRAGAAQAAGAGGGGHYSWSSVGGRGGGGADFDLDDMGSVFESLFGGGGAGSRSGRTQRGRARERARPTAQAELDISFVTMARGGTERVPVRRSGKATTIEVSIPKAIADGTKLRVAGGGGEPDLILTIRVGKHPLYRREGVLDLELDLPLTYAEAALGKEVGVPTLEGEVFITVPAGTRSGKRLRLRGRGLTDPKGTSGDLFAVVQIVPPPGDALSDDDRAALERMSGIGPSPRTSPPWPASNG from the coding sequence ATGGCAGAGCGTGACTACTACGAGGTGCTCGGTGTCAAGCGGTCGGCCTCGCAAGAGGAGATCCGCGCCGCCTACCGCAAGCTCGCGCGAGAGTTCCACCCGGACGTGAACAAGTCGCCCGATGCGCAAGAGAAGTTCGCCGAGGTGCAATCGGCCTACGACGTGCTGGGTGAGCCCGACAAGCGGGCGCAATACGACCGATTCGGCCGGGCCGGCGCGGCGCAGGCCGCCGGTGCCGGTGGGGGCGGGCACTACTCCTGGTCAAGCGTCGGTGGCCGGGGCGGCGGCGGGGCCGACTTCGATCTTGATGACATGGGCTCGGTCTTCGAGTCGCTCTTCGGTGGCGGCGGGGCAGGTTCTCGAAGCGGCCGCACGCAGCGGGGCCGGGCCAGAGAACGTGCCAGACCAACGGCCCAGGCCGAACTCGATATCTCGTTCGTGACGATGGCGCGCGGTGGCACCGAGCGTGTGCCGGTGCGGCGGTCGGGCAAGGCAACGACCATCGAGGTCTCGATCCCCAAGGCGATCGCCGACGGCACGAAGCTGCGGGTCGCTGGGGGTGGCGGCGAGCCCGATCTCATCCTGACCATCCGCGTGGGCAAGCACCCGCTCTACCGCCGCGAGGGCGTGCTCGACCTGGAGCTCGACCTGCCGCTGACATACGCCGAAGCAGCGCTGGGCAAGGAAGTGGGCGTGCCCACGCTGGAGGGTGAAGTCTTCATCACGGTGCCGGCGGGAACACGCAGCGGCAAGCGCCTGCGCTTGCGTGGCCGGGGGCTGACCGACCCCAAGGGCACCAGCGGCGACCTGTTCGCCGTCGTCCAAATCGTGCCGCCGCCTGGGGATGCCTTGAGCGACGACGATCGTGCAGCCCTGGAGCGGATGAGCGGCATCGGTCCCAGCCCGAGAACGTCGCCGCCATGGCCAGCAAGCAACGGTTAG
- a CDS encoding undecaprenyl-phosphate glucose phosphotransferase, which yields MLKQQHQYLLVMLALADGLVVLSAAFLAWILRKILVVPISDGSPDGARTFGEVMVRPLDDYGLVGGYTFWPPASEWESYFKQPLLLAALLCCMVSFYAFKLYRPRRDRSLAGELAQVVKASTVAVMAMVVVLWGVGSSQLAGGNIPSRPFQIFGFSLDANRTQMVLFGILLLGMMSAHRTAFRMFLRWLRRRGYNLRHVAIIGVGRTGRIAAQTLDRNSWTGLRVSHFISHKHENRLAECMGRPVFGGLRDLEQTMTRCKVDAVYLALPSREAPSTGRILRRLERFSVDVRIVPDINPRHVQQSMMVHELDGMPVLSYRESPANGVGGACKRAVDLAGAAAAFVLLSPVIVLCALAVALSGPGPVIFRQRRVGLGGEIFWMYKFRTMRHAAEEAAELELTAERVDDDDAVVGDGEAGWTRRDDPRITPTGRFLRRTSLDELPQLLNVLRGEMSLVGPRPERPELIERFREDWRGYMLRQHVKAGMTGWAQVNGLRGDTSLRRRLRYDLYYVRHWSLLFDLRILAMTPVRGFVHRNAH from the coding sequence GTGCTGAAGCAACAGCACCAATACCTGCTGGTCATGCTGGCACTGGCCGACGGCCTGGTGGTGCTGTCCGCCGCGTTCCTGGCGTGGATCCTGCGCAAGATCCTGGTGGTCCCCATCTCCGATGGCAGCCCGGATGGTGCCCGAACCTTTGGTGAGGTCATGGTGCGGCCGCTGGACGACTACGGGCTCGTGGGGGGCTACACGTTCTGGCCGCCGGCCTCGGAGTGGGAGAGCTACTTCAAGCAGCCGCTACTGCTGGCGGCGTTGCTCTGCTGCATGGTGTCGTTCTATGCCTTCAAGCTGTACCGCCCCCGTCGAGATCGCTCGCTGGCGGGCGAGCTCGCGCAGGTTGTCAAGGCCAGCACGGTCGCGGTCATGGCGATGGTCGTCGTGCTCTGGGGTGTGGGTTCGAGCCAGCTCGCCGGCGGCAACATCCCCAGCCGGCCGTTCCAGATCTTCGGCTTCAGCCTCGACGCCAACCGCACCCAGATGGTCCTCTTCGGCATCCTGCTGCTGGGCATGATGTCGGCCCACCGGACTGCCTTCAGGATGTTCTTGCGTTGGTTGCGCCGCCGGGGGTACAACCTCCGCCACGTCGCCATCATCGGCGTGGGGCGTACCGGGCGCATTGCCGCCCAGACGCTCGATCGCAATAGCTGGACGGGCCTTCGCGTGTCGCACTTTATCAGCCACAAGCACGAGAACCGGCTGGCCGAGTGCATGGGCCGCCCCGTGTTCGGCGGGTTGCGCGACCTCGAGCAGACCATGACGCGGTGCAAGGTCGACGCGGTGTACCTCGCGTTGCCCAGCCGGGAGGCACCGTCGACCGGCCGCATCCTGCGGCGGCTCGAGCGGTTCTCCGTCGATGTCCGCATCGTTCCAGACATCAACCCCCGGCACGTGCAGCAGTCGATGATGGTCCACGAACTCGACGGCATGCCCGTGCTCAGCTATCGCGAGTCGCCAGCCAACGGCGTGGGCGGGGCGTGCAAGCGGGCGGTCGACCTGGCTGGCGCGGCCGCCGCGTTCGTGCTGCTCAGCCCGGTAATCGTGCTGTGCGCCCTGGCCGTGGCGCTGAGCGGGCCGGGGCCGGTGATCTTCCGCCAGCGGCGCGTCGGGCTCGGGGGCGAGATCTTCTGGATGTACAAGTTCCGCACCATGCGGCACGCCGCCGAGGAGGCCGCGGAACTGGAGCTCACCGCCGAGCGCGTCGACGATGACGATGCCGTGGTTGGCGACGGTGAGGCCGGCTGGACACGCCGCGACGACCCGCGCATCACGCCCACCGGCCGCTTCCTGCGCCGTACGAGCCTGGACGAGCTGCCGCAATTGCTCAACGTCTTGCGTGGCGAGATGAGCCTCGTCGGCCCGCGCCCCGAGCGTCCCGAGCTCATCGAGCGCTTCCGGGAAGACTGGCGCGGCTACATGCTCCGCCAGCACGTCAAGGCCGGCATGACCGGCTGGGCCCAGGTCAACGGCCTGCGCGGTGATACGAGCCTGCGCCGCCGTCTGCGGTACGACCTGTACTACGTCCGCCACTGGTCGCTGCTGTTCGATCTGCGGATCCTGGCGATGACGCCGGTGCGCGGGTTCGTGCATCGCAATGCGCATTAG